A stretch of Salarias fasciatus chromosome 23, fSalaFa1.1, whole genome shotgun sequence DNA encodes these proteins:
- the scly gene encoding selenocysteine lyase codes for MADKPADMTPGKGHTFSNHIFHHDAEMNLDRIYMDYNATTPLEPEVIEAISEALQEAWGNPSSNYLAGAKAKAIINESRENVARMIGGKAEDIIFTSGGTEANNLVLHTAMEHFRKSRSSAKGVEGSRNGYDGLPHIITSNVEHDSVKLVAEHLQSEAKADVTFVPVSKVTGRVEVEDVVAAVQSNTCLISIMLANNETGVIMPVQEICSRVKSLNKQRQHVRILLHTDAAQALGKIPVDVGELGVDYLTIVGHKFYAPRIGALYVDGPGTRTPLHPMLFGGGQERNFRPGTENTPMIAGLGKAAKLVASNLSAYESCMRSTKLYLENRLQTVFKNRIHFNSHYPGSDILPNTCNVSILGRTLQGWRVLSHCRKLLASVGAACHSDSGNRPSHILLSCGIPSEVAANALRLSVGRWTTEADVDAVVEDLRETVQLLEEMN; via the exons ATGGCTGATAAACCTGCTGATATGACCCCAGGGAAAGGTCACACCTTCTCCAACCACATCTTTCACCACGACGCAGAAATGAATCTGGATAG GATCTACATGGACTACAATGCTACGACCCCTTTGGAGCCTGAAGTGATCGAGGCCATCTCGGAGGCCCTCCAGGAAGCCTGGGGAAACCCGAGTAGTAACTACTTAGCCG GGGCAAAAGCCAAGGCCATCATCAACGAGTCCAGAGAGAACGTGGCAAGAATGATTGGCGGTAAAGCCGAGGACATCATTTTCACCTCAGGTGGAACAGAG GCCAACAACCTGGTGCTGCACACTGCCATGGAGCACTTCAGGAAGAGCCGCAGCTCTGCAAAAGGAGTGGAGGGAAGCCGCAACGGATACGACGGCCTGCCGCATATTATCACCTCGAATGTGGAACACGACTCTGTCAAACTTGTAGCTGAGCACCTTCAGAGCGAGGCCAAGGCAG ATGTGACCTTTGTGCCCGTGTCGAAGGTCACGGGCCGCGTTGAGGTGGAGGACGTCGTAGCTGCGGTACAGTCCAACACTTGTCTTATCTCCATCATGCTGGCCAACAATGAAACCGGCGTGATAATG ccggTTCAGGAGATCTGCAGCAGAGTGAAATCTCTCAACAAGCAGCGTCAGCACGTGAGGATCCTCCTGCACACCGACGCTGCCCAGGCTCTGGGGAAAATCCCGGTGGACGTCGGCGAGCTGGGAGTGGATTACTTGACCATCGTGGGACACAAG TTCTACGCCCCTCGCATCGGCGCTCTGTATGTGGACGGCCCGGGAACCAGGACGCCGCTGCACCCCATGCTGTTCGGAGGAGGTCAGGAGAGGAACTTCAGACCCGG CACTGAGAACACACCGATGATTGCTGGACTGGGAAAG GCTGCGAAGCTGGTGGCCTCCAATCTGTCAGCATATGAGAGTTGCATGCGAAGCACTAAACTGTATCTGGAAAATCGACTGCAG ACTGTGTTTAAAAACAGGATCCACTTCAACAGCCACTACCCCGGCTCCGATATCCTCCCCAACACATGCAACGTCTCCATCCTGGGCCGGACACTGCAAG GCTGGAGGGTATTGTCCcactgcaggaagctgctggcCAGCGTCGGCGCCGCCTGCCACTCAGACAGTGGAAACAG GCCTTCCCATATTCTCCTGAGCTGCGGCATTCCGTCCGAGGTGGCGGCCAACGCTCTGAGGCTGAGCGTGGGCAGGTGGACGACGGAGGCAGACGTGGACGCCGTGGTGGAGGACCTGAGGGAGAcggtgcagctgctggaggagatgaactGA